GTGGGGGGGCCCCCGCCGCCGGTCGTGGGGCCCGTCGCACACGGCGCGACACCCACGACCTGTTCCCCGACTCGTACAGACCTCAGCAACCCCCTGTCCGCTCGGATCGGTCTTCCCCCTGGGGAGGAATGTGCCTGGTCCTGTTGAACCTCCCCGCGTCGCTCCATCAGTGGAGGCCCCCCATGAAGGCTGACGAGATCCGCGAACGTCTGCACGGCTGCGAGATCCTGATCGTGCCGTACTGCCATGCCGATTGGGCCTGGACACACACGCGCCAGTGGCATGTGCTGCGGTACGTGCATGCCTTCGAGCGCGTGCTGGAGATCATGCGCGACGCGCCGGGCTTCCGCTGGTACTTTGATACGTATGTCACGGAACTCAGGACGCTGCTGGACCTGCGGCCCGACCTGCTGCCGGAGCTGCAGCAGCGTGTGGCCGAGGGGCGCATCGCCATCTGTGGCGGCTTCGCCAACGTGCGGCCCAACATGGTCGGGGAGGAGACGTTCGTGCGCAGCCTGGTTCTGGGCCGCCGTCGCTTTGCGGCGCTGTTCCCCGACGCCGACCTCTCCACCCATGCCGACATCGTGGACGTGGCTCTGGGGCACCCGCAGGTGCCGCAGCTAATGAAGCTGGGCGGCTACCGGTACGCGCGCTTCTGGCGGCCGCAGGCGGGCCTGACCGAGGGCGGGGTGCCGTACGAGTGGGTGTGGCGTGGTCTCGACGGTAGCGAGGTTCTGTGCAGCCGGGGGTGCTACGGCGGGCTGTGCAGCCCGGACGCTCTGGCGAGCAGCTACCGGGAAGACTGGGCCGGCGCCGTCGAGCATATCTGGCGGACGGAACTGGAGCTGGCGGCGCGCCACTCACCGACCGGCGTCCTGTGGGTCAGCCAGGGCATGGACGATGCGCTCCCGTTGGCCTCGCACGGCGGCGACACCCCGATTGACGTGCCGGGTTTCATGGCGGAGTGGAACCGGCGCGAGCAGGCGCCGATGCGTTTCGCGACGCCAGTGGAGTTCTTCGCGGCCCTGGAAGCGCGCCGCGACCGGGTCCCCACCGTCACCGGCACGCTGGACCCGTGTGACGTATGCTACAACGCGGCCTGGGCCGGCTCCCACGGCCTGTGGCGGAAGCGGGTGGTGGCCGATGGCGAGATCGTGGCGGCGCAGCTGTGGCAGACGCTCTTGGCGCGTGGGGGCGCGTGTCCTCACGCGCCCGACGCGGGCATGGGGACATGCCCGCCCACGCGGAACGATGGCGCGTCCGGCACGTCCGCGCCCACGCAGTTCGATGCGTTGTGGGAGAACGTGCTGCTCTTCTCGGCGCACGCGACGCAGTGGCTCTTCCAGCGCGACTTTGACGAGCTGGATGAGCTGGCCGACACCACGATACTGACGGCGCGGCAACAGCGCCGACGGGCGCTGGAGGCGTTGGCGAGCCAGGCGCAGCAGCCGGCGCAGGCTGCGGCCGTGGTGTTCAACGGCCTGCCCTATGCGCGGCAGGAGATCGTGCCGGTGCTGCTGACGCACTCGACCGGGCTACCGCAGGGCCTGCAGGTGCGGGACGGTGAGGGGCGGCCTCTGCGGCACCAGGTTCTCACACCGATGGAGTATGCCGGGCGGATCTGGGAGGCGGAGACGCTCGTAGAAGTTGAGGTGCCGGCGTGTGGGTACACGACCGTATCGTGGCAAGCAGTCGCTCAGGCGCCGGCCGAGGCGGGGGAGAGGGCCCCGCAGATGGACAACGGGTTGGTCAGCCTGAAGCTCGAGGGCAACGCCGTCGCCGCAGTGGAATGGCAGGGGGAGGCGTGGCGCGGGCGGGTGCCGTTCGGCGGTCTGCGGCTCTATGATGTGGACGTGAGCGGGCCGCTGCACGTGGGGTCCATCCTGGGCATACACGAGCCGCAGTGGGGGGAGGTGTGCGTGGTGGAGCAGGGCCCGCTGCGCTGGCGAGCCCTGACCGAGGGGACGGTCGGGCCACATGCGTTGCGGCTGGAGACGAGCCTGTATGCGGGTCAGCCCCGCATCGAGTTCAGCCTGACCGTGGAGTGGGCCGGGCATGCCGGCTTCCTGGCTTCGCTGTGCCCGCTGCCGTTCGACGGTACGCTGGAGGGCGACACGCCTTTCGGGGCCGAGGTGAAGGCACTCGACGACATCCAGTACGGCAGCATTGCCGGGCATCGCTCCGACAACATCGAGCGGCTGCGGGAGGGGATGTTCTACGCCAAGTCATTCGTCAGTCTGAGCGATGGGCGGCGCGGCGTGACGTACGTGAGCCATGATGGCGACCGCTACTTCATCCGCGATGCGCAGGAGCGGTCGCTGGCGCAGATCCTGATCAACAGCGTCGGGCCGATCACGGCCGGGTGGGAGCAGCACGTCAACCGCCAGACCAAGGGGCGGGGGCGGCACGAGTTCCACTGGAGCATCATCCTCCACGAAGGCGACTGGCGGCAGGCCGGGATGCGGCAGGTGGCCGACCGGCTGCGGCAGCCGGTGGAGGTGCTGCTGCCGGGCGCATCCGGGAGCGGTGCGCCCACGCGTTCGCTACTGAGCCTGGAGCCCGCGCATGTGGTGCTGAGCGCGCTGTACGAGGAAGACGGGGCGGTGCTGGTGCGCCTGTGGGAGAGTGAGGGGCAGGCGGCGCAAGTGCGGCTGACGCTGCCGTGGGCTCCGGCCGCGGCGGAGGTCGTGGACTTCAACGGGACGCCGATGGACGCCGCGAGCCCGGAGATCGCCGGGCAGGAGCTACGCTTCGCGCTGCGGCCCTGGGAGATCGTCACGCTGCGGCTGTCGTAGGCGCAACGAGGCCGGAACACAAGTGGGGCGCTCTCCGGCGGAGGGCGCCCCACGATCGTGTCTGGCTGGCGGTCTACTGGCGCTGCAGGCGGTTGGGCGGCGCGACCGTCTGCTCCAGGCGGAGCTGGCCGCCCAGGGCGGCCCAGTTCAGCGGGCCGATGCGGTGCAGTTGGCCGGCGGTCAACAACTGCTGGATGTCCGGCCGCGTGTCAGCGCCGCCGGGGTGGAAGCGGCGAAGCTGCAGCCGCAGACGGATCGGCTGGGCGCCGGGGGCGCTGAGCAGCTCGATGGCGCTGCGGTCGGCGCTGAGCGAGGCGGCCAGCGGCGTGGCGCCCAGGCCCGTGAAGCTGTCGCCCTGCAACTGGCGCTCCTCGGCCTGGCCGATGGGCGCGATGATCCGGATCTGCTGCAGGCCGGAGCCCTGCGGGTCGGGTAGCGTGGCCTGGGCGTTGAGTTGAGCAAGCTGACTGAAGCCCACGCGGAGGGAGGCGCCGCTGAGGCTGAGCTGGAGCATGCCGCCGCGGGAGAAGCACGTGAGCTGCCGCGTCTGCCCGCCGGCATTGGGGATGGTGAAGGCGAGCGAGCGGCCAGCGGCCTGTTGCAGCAAGAAGATGCGGGGGAAGGTGGCGGGGACGGGGCCGAGGCCCATCTCCGGCTCGACCTCCAGCAGACCCGGCACGCCCGCGCCCTCGGCGCCGCCCCGACCGGCCTCATCCGTGATGATGAGCCCGGCCACCCGCGGGACCTCAAAGCGGACGGCGCGTGTGGCCCCCGAGCCCTCGGCGGCGCTGTCTGCAGGCCCGACGCCGGCCGGGAGCAGCGGCTGGCCGGTGAGCAGGTGTGGGTCGTAGCAGCGGGTTCGCCAGTAGGTATGGTAGCTGAAGGAGCCCGTATCCCAGTTGGTCACGCCATGGTCGGGGTCGGGAGCGTCCGTATCGGTCTCGGCGTACGGGTTGTTGTTGTCGTAGAAGCAGAACCTGCGGCTGGCGCCATCCACCTCGGTGGCGAAGGTCACAACGGCGTGGCCATAGAGGGTGTTCTGGACCGGCCGGCCCTGCATGTTGAGCATGTTCCGAGCGTAGTCCCACGCCGTCTTGTTGTCCTGGTTGGCGCGCTGGGTCGCGATGTGGGTGGCCATGGGCTCCACCGCCTGCTGGCCCTGCAGGGACTCCACCGCCTCCATGGAGGTCGTGTTCCAGGCCAGCGTCCAGGCGCCCCAGGTGACGTTGCTGCCTACCCAGTCCGCGTGCATGACGTTGCTGAGGGCGGAGGTGTTGCCATAGTGGGTGAACTCGCGCAGGCGCAGGCTGAGCTGGGACATGCCATAGCAGTTGCCATTCTGGCCGATGGTCTTGTAGGTGCTGTCATACCAGGTCTGGGCGCTGGGGCGGTGGGTGCCGTCGGCGAACTCGACGTTGCTCTGCCCGAAGCAGGACCTGTAGACGCTCCACGAGATGTTGGGGTCGCCGAAGTTCGGGAAGCTCAGGCCGTGTACGCCGCGGTAGCCGCGCTCGGCGACGATCTTGAGCGTACGCACGGCGCTCGTCTCACCAGCGCTGGGCTTGTGCACAGTGATGTTCACGGTGGAACCCAGCGTGGCGGTGTCAGGGATGCGGAAGAGGATTATGGTGTTGGCCCAGTAGTAGGTGTTCGGGGCAGCGACGCCGTTGATCTGGACGATGCAATCGTTGGTGAAGTTGGCGCCCACCGCGGCCGCCACCCCGCCTGGCGTGCCGCCCGACGCCGGGGCGACCTCCGTGAGGCGCACCTTGAGCAGCACCCGCACGAGGCTGATGTCCACGCGCTCCAGCACGGCCTGCGCCTTCGCCCGCGGCAACACCACACCCGGGATACCAAGGGTGTCGGCCAGCTTCGGGTCCAGCATGGCCGCCGCCGTCTGCTGGACGTCGAGGGGCAGTTGCCCGTAGGTGGCCGTCAGTCGCTCGCGCACGGCCGGGGTGAGCTTGTACGTCTGCAGTGAGTTGGCGAAGTTGAGCTTCAGCGCCTGGGCGTTGAGTTGTGCCGCCGGGCGCAGCAGGGACGGGTTGCGCGGCGCCGCCAGGGCCAGGCCCGCCGTGCACACGAGCACGAACAGGAGCGCAACACCTCTCTTGGGCAGATTCGGCATGCAGACCACCTCCCATCAGTAGTCGGACACACGTGCCGCCATCAGGCGCCGTAGTAGTCGCTCAGACTCTCCAGGGCCCGGCGATAGCGCGCGTACTGCTCGTCGTAGAAGCCGCGGTCGGCAGACGGCTCGACCGTGGCCTGAGCGCCGGTCATCCGCTCCTGCGCCTCACTCAAACTGGAGTATACCCCGGCCCCGAGCATGGCGAACATGGCCGCGCCGACCACGGTGGCCTCCTTCTGCTCGATGGTAATCATCGGCAGGCCGGTGACATCGGCGCGGAGCTGGTTCCACAGGGCGTTCTTGCTGCCGCCGCCGACCACGCGCACCAACTCGGGCTGCGCACCCACCGAGGACCGCAGCACCTCGAGGGCGTGGCGGAACTGGTAGGTGAGGCCCTCCAGCACCCCCCGGTAGACCTGCCCCGGGGTCGTGGTGATGTTCAGGCCCAGGACCGTGCCCTGGGTGTGGTAGCGCTTGGCCGGGCCGGTGGAGGAGACGAAGCTGGGCAGGACGCTGACCCCGCCCGCCCCCGGGCCCGCCTCGGAGGCCTCGGCCGCCAGCTTGGCATAGGCCGCCTCACCTGTGCCGAGGTCGTGGTAGAAGTAGTCGCGGATCCATTCCAGCACGCCGGAGCCCATCATCAGGAGCTGGGGGTTGTAGACCCCCGGCACGGCGTCACATTCCACGAGCACCCCGTCCTCAAACCCCTGGCGCGTGGCCTGGAAGTTGCCCTGGCGGAGCATCAGGATCTCCCACGTGCCCGAGGAGAGGATCGCCTCCCCGGCCTGGGCGCCCGAGCCAATGGCGGCGAACTGCGTGTCGTGGCCGGCGGCGACGACAGGTATGCCGGAGGGGAGGCCGGTAGCCATGGCGGCCGCGGCCGACAGGTGGCCGATGACGTCGCCCGGCAGCACCCAGCGCGGGAAGAACGACGGCTCCAGGCCGGCTAGCTTCAGCAGGGGCGCGGACCAGTCGCCCTGCGCCATGTCCATGGCCATCATCGTGCCGGCCGCGGTGCGCTCGATGGAGCGCTCGCCGCACAGCAGGAACGACAGCAGGCCGGGCATCATCAGCCACTGCGTGCCGTCGAGAGTCTGCGGCTCGTGCTCGCGCAGCCAGATGAGCTTGAGCAGCGTGTTGAAGGGGATGATCTGGTAGCCGGTCGTGGCGTAGAAGTCCCACGCGGGCAGATAGTCGTCGAGGTGTTTGATGATCTCCTCGGTGCGGTTGTCCTGCCAGCAGATGGGGGGATAGGCGAGCGAGCCATCCGGCCGCACAGGCGCGCCATCGGCGCCCCAGGTGGTCAGGTTGACCGCCCGGATGTCGTCAGCCTGGTTGGCGACCTCGTGGCACACCTCGCAGATCTTGCCCCACAGCGCCTCCATGTCCCAGATGATATGGCCGCGGGGCTGGCCGGGCTGGGCTACCGGCTCGTTCGGGCGGCCGGCGCTGGCCACGATCTGGCCGTTCTCATCCACGGCGATGGCGCGGAGGTTGGTGGAACCACAGTCAATGACGACGACGCGGGGCATAGGATCACCCTTCTTGTCGGGGGTATCGGTGCAGCCTACACGAGAGTATTCCGCGCGCAAGCGACGGCCCCTCCTGGCGAGTGCTCGTGGGAAGGACAGAAGGAAAGTGGTAAGACATCGCGAAGTATTCTGTGGCACCTGCCGGAGGACAGCACCACACTAAGGAGGCACGCAAGATGAGACGTGGCTTCACGCTGATCGAGTTGCTGGTTGTCATTGCGATCATCGCCATCCTGGCGGCGATCCTGTTCCCCGTGTTCGCCAAGGCCCGCGAGAAGGCGCGGCAGACGAGCTGCTTGAGCAATGTCAAGCAGTTGGCCCTGGCGCTCATCCAGTACGCTCAGGACTACGACGAGCGCATGGCCGCCTATCTCCCGCCATGGACCAACCCCGCGACGCCGGGCGGATACACGGACTGGTGGAGCGGGATGTACCCGTATGTGAAGAACGTTCAGTGCTACGTCTGCCCCAGCTACCCCCGCACATTGACAACCTGGACGTACAATAGCCACGTGTTCCCGCTGATGCCCTCATACGGGATGAACCAGTCGCTATACGGCATTGCGCTGGCCAGCATCCGCTACCCGGCTGACTGCATCGCCCTGGGTGATGCCTGCCATCCCATGGGCGGCGACTGGCGGATCGCCTGGCCGAAGTGCCCCTCGGTTCTGCCCGGATCGGGGAACCCGTGCACGGTCCGCACCACGCCCTCGGCGCAGGAGCCGTCCACCGTCCACAACGGTGGCTCGAACTGCGCCATGTGTGACGGCCACGCCAAGTGGCTCAAGTCCACCACCATCTACGACAACGCCTCGGGCAAGTACTTCGCCCCGTAGCTGGTGGTCGTGAGGCGACGAAGCCCGTGGGCCATGTGGTCCACGGGCTTCTTTGTGGGTGACGGCTTGCGGCTCTGGAAAGCCGCGCTCCAGACGGCTGCCGGCTGGAAGCCGGCGCTCCTACGGCTACGGCTGCGGGCTGGAAAGCCCGCGGTCCCTACGGCTGCTTCGCGGTGGTCAGCTTCAGGTTGTCCAGGTAGAAGACCGCGGTGTCCGTGGCGTTGCTGACAAAGCCCATCCAGGTGAACTGTTTCCACTTGGGGTCGCAGGGCAGCTTGTCGAAGCGGCGGGGCTCCTGGCCCGGGACGGTCACGGTGAGGGTCCACGTGCCGTCGGCGGCCTTGCCGAGGCCCGCGGTGATCTCGAAGTGGATCCACTGACCGTGCGGGAGCGTCATGAGAGTCTGTTTGCCGGCCGATAGCTCTCCGGCCGCGTTGACGCCCGTGCTCGGTCCCACGCGGTAGGGGGAGGAGGAGTCGCGCCATTCGTGCCAGACCAGCGCGCCCGTCTCCAGGCGCAGGTCGAAGCTGCAGGTCGCGAGGCCCTCGCGGATGTTGGGCGAGTAAAAGATGTGCGGGTTCCAGGGCTGATCGAGGCCGGGCGCGTCGGTGAACTTGAGGCTGCGCTTCCCCGAGGCGGCCTGCTCGTCGGTGACGCGGATCGTGGCGCTGCCGGCCTCGCCGTGGGTATAGGCCAGATCGGCGTTGGCCTTGAGCGGGGTGGACTCGAAGCCGTCGTTGAGCGACAGCGGCG
The DNA window shown above is from bacterium and carries:
- a CDS encoding DUF1559 domain-containing protein → MRRGFTLIELLVVIAIIAILAAILFPVFAKAREKARQTSCLSNVKQLALALIQYAQDYDERMAAYLPPWTNPATPGGYTDWWSGMYPYVKNVQCYVCPSYPRTLTTWTYNSHVFPLMPSYGMNQSLYGIALASIRYPADCIALGDACHPMGGDWRIAWPKCPSVLPGSGNPCTVRTTPSAQEPSTVHNGGSNCAMCDGHAKWLKSTTIYDNASGKYFAP
- a CDS encoding L-fuculokinase; amino-acid sequence: MPRVVVIDCGSTNLRAIAVDENGQIVASAGRPNEPVAQPGQPRGHIIWDMEALWGKICEVCHEVANQADDIRAVNLTTWGADGAPVRPDGSLAYPPICWQDNRTEEIIKHLDDYLPAWDFYATTGYQIIPFNTLLKLIWLREHEPQTLDGTQWLMMPGLLSFLLCGERSIERTAAGTMMAMDMAQGDWSAPLLKLAGLEPSFFPRWVLPGDVIGHLSAAAAMATGLPSGIPVVAAGHDTQFAAIGSGAQAGEAILSSGTWEILMLRQGNFQATRQGFEDGVLVECDAVPGVYNPQLLMMGSGVLEWIRDYFYHDLGTGEAAYAKLAAEASEAGPGAGGVSVLPSFVSSTGPAKRYHTQGTVLGLNITTTPGQVYRGVLEGLTYQFRHALEVLRSSVGAQPELVRVVGGGSKNALWNQLRADVTGLPMITIEQKEATVVGAAMFAMLGAGVYSSLSEAQERMTGAQATVEPSADRGFYDEQYARYRRALESLSDYYGA
- a CDS encoding glycosyl hydrolase-related protein, with amino-acid sequence MKADEIRERLHGCEILIVPYCHADWAWTHTRQWHVLRYVHAFERVLEIMRDAPGFRWYFDTYVTELRTLLDLRPDLLPELQQRVAEGRIAICGGFANVRPNMVGEETFVRSLVLGRRRFAALFPDADLSTHADIVDVALGHPQVPQLMKLGGYRYARFWRPQAGLTEGGVPYEWVWRGLDGSEVLCSRGCYGGLCSPDALASSYREDWAGAVEHIWRTELELAARHSPTGVLWVSQGMDDALPLASHGGDTPIDVPGFMAEWNRREQAPMRFATPVEFFAALEARRDRVPTVTGTLDPCDVCYNAAWAGSHGLWRKRVVADGEIVAAQLWQTLLARGGACPHAPDAGMGTCPPTRNDGASGTSAPTQFDALWENVLLFSAHATQWLFQRDFDELDELADTTILTARQQRRRALEALASQAQQPAQAAAVVFNGLPYARQEIVPVLLTHSTGLPQGLQVRDGEGRPLRHQVLTPMEYAGRIWEAETLVEVEVPACGYTTVSWQAVAQAPAEAGERAPQMDNGLVSLKLEGNAVAAVEWQGEAWRGRVPFGGLRLYDVDVSGPLHVGSILGIHEPQWGEVCVVEQGPLRWRALTEGTVGPHALRLETSLYAGQPRIEFSLTVEWAGHAGFLASLCPLPFDGTLEGDTPFGAEVKALDDIQYGSIAGHRSDNIERLREGMFYAKSFVSLSDGRRGVTYVSHDGDRYFIRDAQERSLAQILINSVGPITAGWEQHVNRQTKGRGRHEFHWSIILHEGDWRQAGMRQVADRLRQPVEVLLPGASGSGAPTRSLLSLEPAHVVLSALYEEDGAVLVRLWESEGQAAQVRLTLPWAPAAAEVVDFNGTPMDAASPEIAGQELRFALRPWEIVTLRLS